In a genomic window of Primulina tabacum isolate GXHZ01 unplaced genomic scaffold, ASM2559414v2 Contig588, whole genome shotgun sequence:
- the LOC142534558 gene encoding uncharacterized protein LOC142534558 has translation MIYVIVVIVGLFNTRILTSVVYWGATVVAIGHHGRSPESFCSIRLRFRQWSSGLRLDCLVLFSGVSQLVYIMEGGGEIPVDEISLARGRGRGRPRVRVVDDTFVEQVADQLEQLRMDELVACFHSIHPPRFSGSEGAEKAELWISEIEELFDLIEYPPECRLRLAVH, from the exons atgatttatgttattgttgttattgttggactGTTtaataccagaatcctaacctcagttgtttactggggggctactgtggttgctattgggcaccatggtagatctcccgagtcgttttgcagcatcaggctgaggttccgccagtggagctcgggattgaggttggattgcttggttctgttcagtggagtctcccagttagtctatat AATGGAAGGAGGTGGAGAAATTCCTGTTGATGAGATTTCTCTAgctcgaggtcgtggacgtggtagACCTCGTGTCCGTGTTGTTGATGATACTTTTGTTGAGCAAGTTGCTGATCAGCTAGAGCAGCTTAGGATGGATGAATTAGTTGCGTGTTTCCATTCTATCCATCCACCTCGATTCAGTGGTTCGGAGGGAGCTGAGAAAGCAGAACTGTGGATTTCTGAGATAGAGgaattgtttgatttgattgagtatccTCCAGAGTGTCGATTGAGATTAGCTGTGCATTAG